The DNA segment ATGACGACCTCTTCCCCTTCGGGTGCTCCGAGGCTGACCGCCGCGCCGCGATCGACGCCCTCAAGAAGGCGTGCGACGAGACCGGCATGGTCATCCCGATGATCACCACCAACACGTTCTCGCACCCCGTGTTCAAGGACGGCGGCGTCACCTCCAACGACCGCGCCGTGCGTCGCTTCACGATCCGCAAGATCCTGCGCAACATCGACCTGGCCGCCGAGCTCGGCGCCAAGACGTTCGTCATGTGGGGCGGCCGCGAGGGCGCCGAGTACGACTTCTCGAAGGACATCCGCGTCGCGCTCGAGCGCTACCGCGAGGCCGCCAACCTCTTCGGCGACTACGTGCTGGAGAAGGGCTACGACCTCAAGTTCGCGATCGAGCCCAAGCCGAACGAGCCCCGCGGCGACATCCTGCTGCCGACGGTCGGTCACGCGATGGCGTTCATCGACACGCTCGACCACCCCGAGCTCGTCGGCCTCAACCCCGAGGTCGGCCACGAGCAGATGGCGGGCCTGAACTTCACCGCGGGCATCGCGCAGGCGCTGTACCAGGGCAAGCTGTTCCACATCGACCTCAACGGCCAGCGCGGCATCAAGTACGACCAGGACATGGTCTTCGGCCACGGCGACCTGATCAACGCGTTCTCGCTCGTCGACCTGCTCGAGAACGGCGGCCCTGACGGCACGCAGTCGTACACCGGCCCCCGCCACTTCGACTACAAGCCCTCGCGCACCGAGGACATCGACGGCGTCTGGGAGTCCGCGCGCGCCAACATGCGCATGTACCTGCTGCTCAAGGAGCGCGCCGCGGCCTTCCGCGCCGACCCCGAGGTGCAGGAGGCCCTGCTGGCCGCCAAGAACGACCAGCTCGCCGCCACGACCCTCGCCGCGGGCGAGACCACCGCTGACCTGCTCGCCGACACCTCCGCCTACGAGAGCTTCGACCCCGAGGTCTACTTCGACGGCGAGGGCTTCGGCTACGTCCGCATCCAGCAGCTGGCCGTCGAGCA comes from the Demequina sp. NBRC 110054 genome and includes:
- the xylA gene encoding xylose isomerase: MAPTPTRDDKFTFGLWTIGWNAADPFGSATRGPLDAVEAIHKLSELGAYGMTFHDDDLFPFGCSEADRRAAIDALKKACDETGMVIPMITTNTFSHPVFKDGGVTSNDRAVRRFTIRKILRNIDLAAELGAKTFVMWGGREGAEYDFSKDIRVALERYREAANLFGDYVLEKGYDLKFAIEPKPNEPRGDILLPTVGHAMAFIDTLDHPELVGLNPEVGHEQMAGLNFTAGIAQALYQGKLFHIDLNGQRGIKYDQDMVFGHGDLINAFSLVDLLENGGPDGTQSYTGPRHFDYKPSRTEDIDGVWESARANMRMYLLLKERAAAFRADPEVQEALLAAKNDQLAATTLAAGETTADLLADTSAYESFDPEVYFDGEGFGYVRIQQLAVEHLMGARG